Genomic DNA from bacterium:
GATATGCACATGTTTCAGGTTGCCCAGCATTCGGAGCAAGACCTCGCGAGGGGTTGCCGCGCGCAGGTTGCGGCGGTCGAATACTGCGTCCGGTCCAACGGCTTGCTCGAGCCGGGCGGCGCAGTCGTCATCCGTCAGGGTCCGTCCGGCGAAGGCATCGATGATCAGATCGACGTTGCCGGTGGCCCGGGCGAGGAAGTGGCGGGGGAAAGAGATGCCGTGGATCGGGATGCCGAGCCGTGGATCGGGATGCCGAGCCGTCGACCGATCTCGATCGTCACGATGCAGAGCGTGATGGGAATTCCCGTGCGGCGCTCGAGCACTTGATGCAGGTAGCTGTTGCCGGGGTCGTCGTAGGCTTCGGTGTTGCCATGGAAACGCTCCTCCCGGTGCAGGAAATCCACCAGGGTGAGGACGCGGCCACCGGGATCCCGGAGCGAACAGAGGCGCGAGCCTGCTCGCTCGGCAAGCCCATCCAGGAGCGCACGCGAGAGGTCCGGATCGGTGCCCGGGTTCTGGTCCACGTCGAGGGTAGTTGCAACTTCTTCCAGGCTCACGTCCTCATCGCGACGTAGACGCAGGGCCAGATCGAGGAAGTTCTCGCTGGGGGGACGGGGTTGCACTCAGGTTGGGTACCGAACCCGGGCCTCTGCTTCCAACCTTTCGGCATTTCTCCTTGGATAGAATCGCCGGCCGGAAGCCGATACACTCCCACGCCATGTCCGATCGCCTGCGTCGCGAGATCGCTGGGGTGCCGGTCGCGGACCTTGCCCGCGATTTCGGCACGCCCACCTACGTCTACGATGCAGCCGTCATCGCCGAGCGCATCGCCGATCTCGCGCCTTTCGATGTGGTCCGGTACGCGCAGAAGGCGAATTCGAACCTGGCGGTCCTCGATCTGTGTCGTCGTCACGGGGTGCTGGTCGATGCGGTCAGCGCTGGCGAGATCCACCGCGCGTTGGCCGCGGGCTACGAGCCCGGCGGCGCCCCGCCCGCGATCGTCTACACCTCGGATATCTTCGACCGGGAGGCCCTCGATCTCGTCGTCCAGCACGGCATTCCCGTAAACTGCGGCTCCCCGGACATGCTCGACCAATACGGCGAGCGAGTGCCCGGTGGCGAAGTCACCCTGCGCATCAATCCGGGTTTTGGCCACGGCCATAGCCAGAAGACGAACACCGGTGGCGAGCAATCCAAGCACGGCATCTGGCACGAGGGGCTCGACGCCGCACTCGAGCGCGCGGCCGCGCACCGGTTGAAAGTGACCGGCCTGCACATGCATATCGGTTCCGGTGCGGATCTCGAACACCTGGCTCTGGTGGCGAGTGCCATGGAGCAGCTTGCCCGGCGCGTCGGTGCGAGTGTGCACATGATCAGCGCAGGAGGTGGACTTCCGGTTCCCTATCGGCCGGGCGATCCGCGGATGGACGTCCCGGCGTACTTCGGGCTGTGGGATACCGCTCGCAAGCACCTGGAAGCGGAGTTCGGCCACCCGGTCGGTATCGAGATCGAGCCGGGTCGCTTCCTGGCGGCCGAAGCCGGTTTTCTCGTGACCGAGATCCGGGCGATCAAACAGAACGGCGCAAACCGCTTCTATCTGGTGGACGCCGGATTCAACACCCTGGCCCGCCCCGCCATGTACGGCGCCTATCATCCGATGTCGATCGTCCCGGCGGACGACACCCCTCGGGCGATTCAGGAGGTCGTGGTCGGCGGCCCTCTCTGCGAGAGTGGCGATATCTTCACGCAGGAAGAGGGCGGCATCGTTCGCCACGAGCTGCTGCCCGAAGCCCGGGTTGGCGAGTACCTGATCGTGGAGACCGCAGGAGCCTATGGTTTCGTGATGGCCTCGAACTACAACTCGAAGCCCCAGCCTGCCGAGGTGATGATCGTGAACGGCAAGGCGCATCTGGCCCGCGCGCGTCAGAGTTCGGCGGACCTGCTCCGCGGAGAGCGCCTGCCGCTGAGCGACGACGCCTAGCACCACACTGTTCAGCACGCGATTCTCACGGTGACTTCTGGCTGGCTGGGCCGGCAGGGATCGAGTGAAGTTCGCAGTGGGAAGTTGCTCATCTTCCGCTTGACGTGGCTTGGCTTGGCGGTCTCGACCAGGCTGTAGAGATTCGCGCTCGCTTCGGCACCGGCCACGGTTGGGGTTCTACTCAGGTGGCTTGACGAGGGGCGGTGGCCGGCCCAGCAGCTGAGCTGCAAGTGCGGAGGGCGTCTCCGTGCCCGCGGCCGTCCCGATGAGCATCGGGCCGAGCCCCGGCCCCTCTGCGCAGGCTCCTCGCCGGGGCGATGGGACGCGCTGCTGTTCGACGTACGGAGCCTAGGCGGCTCGCGCGCGTCGGTTGTGAGCCAAGAAGGTGAGGCCTCCGAGGACCAGCAACCCCGCCGAAGGCTCGGGGACCGGGCCGCCGCCCGAGGCGCCAAAGCCGCCGAAGCCTCCGAACCCGCCAGAGCCCGAGCCGCTGCCGGTGCATCCGGGTGCGACCCCCGGCCCGCTGCAGAGGTCGTAGTTCCACTGGAAGGCGCCGACCATGTCGTAGTTGCCCGGCGCGGCGATGTTGTTCAACTGGGCCGGGCCCAGGATCTGCGCGAGGACGTTGGTGAGGGTGTCTGCCGTGTAGTTCGGGGTCCCGAGGGAGCCGCGGAACCCGGTGATCCCGCCCGGGCCCGCGATCTCAATCACGGTCGCTCCGGTGGGGAAGTTCATGACGACCGAATCGTTGCCGAGGATGTCGCCCACGTCGTAGTCGAAGATGTTGAAGAGCCGCGCCGAGAGAATGGGGAACGGCGAGGCCGGGTTCAGCGGCCGCGAGATCTGCCCACTCCAGGTGAGGTCGGGGAGCCCGTCGGGGCCGACGGCGTTGATTCCATAGGTCAGGTCGAGGGTGAAGCTCTCGCCGGTGAAGTGCGTGAAGGTCGACGAGATGGAA
This window encodes:
- a CDS encoding PEP-CTERM sorting domain-containing protein (PEP-CTERM proteins occur, often in large numbers, in the proteomes of bacteria that also encode an exosortase, a predicted intramembrane cysteine proteinase. The presence of a PEP-CTERM domain at a protein's C-terminus predicts cleavage within the sorting domain, followed by covalent anchoring to some some component of the (usually Gram-negative) cell surface. Many PEP-CTERM proteins exhibit an unusual sequence composition that includes large numbers of potential glycosylation sites. Expression of one such protein has been shown restore the ability of a bacterium to form floc, a type of biofilm.), translated to MSSLLLATSASAVTVDLIDGNGTLDWNTGIGVSSMVENAAVTHPLFANNRHTREGWFLYLEDFAYLHEFTNFTKAPNGASQDSISSTFTHFTGESFTLDLTYGINAVGPDGLPDLTWSGQISRPLNPASPFPILSARLFNIFDYDVGDILGNDSVVMNFPTGATVIEIAGPGGITGFRGSLGTPNYTADTLTNVLAQILGPAQLNNIAAPGNYDMVGAFQWNYDLCSGPGVAPGCTGSGSGSGGFGGFGGFGASGGGPVPEPSAGLLVLGGLTFLAHNRRARAA
- the lysA gene encoding diaminopimelate decarboxylase yields the protein MSDRLRREIAGVPVADLARDFGTPTYVYDAAVIAERIADLAPFDVVRYAQKANSNLAVLDLCRRHGVLVDAVSAGEIHRALAAGYEPGGAPPAIVYTSDIFDREALDLVVQHGIPVNCGSPDMLDQYGERVPGGEVTLRINPGFGHGHSQKTNTGGEQSKHGIWHEGLDAALERAAAHRLKVTGLHMHIGSGADLEHLALVASAMEQLARRVGASVHMISAGGGLPVPYRPGDPRMDVPAYFGLWDTARKHLEAEFGHPVGIEIEPGRFLAAEAGFLVTEIRAIKQNGANRFYLVDAGFNTLARPAMYGAYHPMSIVPADDTPRAIQEVVVGGPLCESGDIFTQEEGGIVRHELLPEARVGEYLIVETAGAYGFVMASNYNSKPQPAEVMIVNGKAHLARARQSSADLLRGERLPLSDDA